A stretch of the Erinaceus europaeus chromosome 1, mEriEur2.1, whole genome shotgun sequence genome encodes the following:
- the GSC2 gene encoding homeobox protein goosecoid-2, with protein MAVAGGTASRRGSERPCPFSIEHILSSAPERSPPARATLPLQPPRPSSPAQPGEPGAPDAAPCACCCCCAPRAVPRGPPQPAAALGSRLPWPLKLGPAAPSPLPMPLAAQAGGSGPLPSEGGPGPQRRTRRHRTIFSEEQLQALEALFLQNQYPDVGTRERLAGRIRLREERVEVWFKNRRAKWRHQKRAASTRLLHGVKKSPKENC; from the exons ATGGCGGTGGCGGGGGGCACGGCGAGCCGTAGGGGCTCCGAGCGGCCCTGCCCCTTCTCCATCGAGCACATCCTGTCAAGCGCGCCCGAGCGGAGCCCCCCGGCCCGGGCCACCCTCCCGCTGCAACCCCCCAGGCCCTCGAGCCCTGCGCAGCCCGGCGAGCCTGGGGCGCCCGACGCCGCGCCCTGcgcctgctgctgctgttgcgcACCCCGCGCCGTGCCCCGGGGCCCCCCGCAGCCGGCGGCCGCGCTGG GCTCGCGGCTGCCGTGGCCACTGAAGCTGGGACCCGCCGCGCCCTCGCCCCTGCCCATGCCTCTGGCGGCGCAGGCTGGAGGCTCCGGGCCGCTACCCAGCGAGGGCGGCCCCGGGCCACAGCGGCGCACGCGGCGCCACCGCACCATCTTCAGTGAGGAGCAGCTGCAGGCTCTGGAGGCGCTCTTCCTGCAGAACCAGTACCCCGACGTGGGCACCCGCGAACGCCTGGCCGGCCGCATCCGCCTGCGCGAGGAGCGCGTGGAG GTCTGGTTCAAGAACCGTCGGGCCAAGTGGCGACATCAGAAGCGTGCTGCGTCCACCAGACTCCTGCACGGAGTCAAGAAGTCCCCTAAGGAGAACTGCTGA